In Carcharodon carcharias isolate sCarCar2 chromosome 31, sCarCar2.pri, whole genome shotgun sequence, a genomic segment contains:
- the eif3d gene encoding eukaryotic translation initiation factor 3 subunit D has translation MAKFLTPVIQDNPFGWGPCAVPEQFKDMPYQPFSKGDRLGKVADWTGATYQDKRYTNKYSSQFGGGSQYAYFHEEDETSFQLVDTARTQKTAYQRNRMRFAQQRNMRREKDRRQLLQFNMQTLPKSAKQKERDRLRLQKKFQKQFGVRQKWDQKNQLKPRDSSVEVRSDWEVKEEMDFPRLMKMRYMEVAEPSDIECCGTLEYYDKAFDRITTRNEKSLRSIKRIFHTVTTTDDPVIRKLAKSQGNVFATDAILATLMCCTRSVYSWDIIVQRVGSKLFFDKRDHSDFDLLTVSETANEPPQDEGNSFNSPRNLAMEATYINHNFSQQCLKMVRKGSSNDGVEKYKFPNPNPFVEDDVDKNEVASVGYRYRRWKLGEDIDLIVRCEHDGVMTGANSEVSFINVKTLNEWDSRYCNGVDWRQKLDSQRGAVLATELKNNSYKLARWTCCALLAGSEYLKLGYVSRFHIKDSSRHVILGTQQFKPNEFASQINLSMENAWGILRCVIDICMKLDEGKYLILKDPNKQVIRVYSLPDGTFSSEEDEDEEDDEDDEEEDGAQ, from the exons ATGGCGAAATTCCTGACCCCTGTGATCCAGGATAATCCGTTCGGATGGGGACCGTGTGCAGTCCCAGAGCAGTTCAAGGATATGCCCTATCAGCCGTTCAGTAAGGGCGATCGGCTGGGAAAG GTTGCTGATTGGACAGGAGCAACATATCAAGATAAGCGATACACCA ATAAGTACTCCTCCCAGTTCGGCGGTGGCAGTCAGTACGCCTACTTCCACGAGGAGGACGAGACCAGCTTCCAGCTCGTTGACACTGCTCGCACGCAGAAGACTGCGTACCAGAGGAACCGTATGAGATTCGCTCAG CAGAGAAACATGCGCCGGGAGAAGGATAGGCGTCAGCTGCTGCAGTTTAACATGCAGACTCTTCCAAAAAGTGCCAAGCAGAAGGAAAG GGATCGTTTGCGTTTGCAGAAGAAATTTCAGAAGCAGTTTGGTGTACGACAGAAATGGGACCAGAAGAATCAG CTGAAGCCAAGAGATTCCTCTGTTGAAGTGCGCAGTGACTGGGAGGTGAAAGAGGAGATGGACTTTCCTCGGCTGATGAAGATGAGATACATGGAAGTGGCTGAACCCAGCGACAT AGAGTGCTGCGGTACATTGGAGTACTATGACAAGGCTTTCGACCGAATTACAACCCGGAACGAGAAGTCACTCAGAAGCATCAAGAGGATTTTCCACACTGTCACCACCACTGACGACCCAGTCATCCGTAAG CTGGCCAAGTCCCAGGGGAATGTGTTTGCAACAGACGCCATCTTGGCCACTCTGATGTGCTGCACTAGGTCCGTCTACTCCTGGGACATCATCGTGCAACGGGTCGGATCCAAACTTTTCTTCGACAAACGTGACCACTCAGACTTTG ACCTACTAACGGTCAGCGAAACTGCGAATGAAccccctcaagatgaagggaatTCTTTCAACTCTCCCCGTAACTTGGCCATGGAGGCCACTTACATCAACCACAACTTCTCTCAGCAATGCCTGAAGATGGTGAGAAAAGGGTCATCAAACGAT GGTGTTGAGAAGTACAAGTTCCCGAATCCAAACCCTTTTGTGGAGGATGACGTAGACAAGAACGAGGTGGCTTCGGTGGGATACAG GTATCGGAGGTGGAAGCTGGGAGAAGACATTGACCTGATCGTGCGGTGCGAGCATGATGGCGTCATGACAGGCGCCAACAGTGAAGTGTCCTTCATCAACGTCAAGACTCTGAACGAGTGGGACTCTCGG TACTGTAATGGAGTGGATTGGCGCCAGAAGCTGGACTCTCAGAGGGGAGCTGTCCTGGCCACAGAGTTGAAGAATAACAGCTATAAACTAGCTCGATGGACCTGCTGTGCATTGCTGGCTGGATCAGAATATCTGAAACTTGG CTATGTGTCCCGATTCCACATCAAGGATTCCTCTCGTCATGTGATCCTGGGCACCCAACAGTTCAAACCCAATGAGTTTGCCAGTCAGATTAACCTGAGTATGGAGAATGCCTGGGGAATCCTGCGCTGTGTCATTGACATCTGCATGAAGTTGGATGAGGGCAAATACCTCATCCTGAAAGACCCTAACAAG CAAGTCATCCGTGTCTACAGCCTTCCCGATGGcacctttagctctgaagaagatgaggatgaggaggatgatgaggatgaTGAAGAGGAGGATGGTGCACAGTGA